The genomic window TCCACATAACGTGAAAAGTCAGACTCATAACTCATCACTCATAACCGGCTAAACGCCGCGCTACCGCTAACAGCACTCAGCACTATTAATGAATTCTCTCTCTAAGTAATTGTTCTTCCAAAGCTGCAATACGATTGTATGCGGCGGTTAATTGTGCGGTTAGTCTCTGTATTTGAATTTCTGGTGATAAATTTCTTTCTCCACTTTGGCGATTCATTTCTAAATAAACGCCGTCTATTAATACATCCTTGTGTTCTAGTTCCGAATTCAATCGGATCTGTCCTTTGAACTGGGAGTAAGTAGGATCGCTACTTTCCTGGACATTCTCCTTTGCTTCTGTTCTTGCTAAAGAGCATTCTGAAACAGCTTGAGCAACTTTTAAGTCGAGCTGCTCAATAAACTGGTAGAGGGCATCCAGTTTATTGCTTACAGTCAGAATTTGTTCTTGTAATAGCTCCATTTAATACCCTCGTCTGCACATTTTCTATATGTTATTCAATTTACTGGCAATGTTAAAAATACTTATGAATTATTTAATTATTCAAATCTTTCTGAGAAATATGACACATAGTTAATTATGTTTATACATGATTCAACATTTTCTATGGCTATCGCTCATTAGATATTGAGATTAATTAACCTTTAGCAATTATTTTTGGCAAATTTCTCAAGTTACTGGCTTTTTGACTTGCTTCAAAATTGACAAAAATATAGCCTAAAGGCATAAATTATTGCTCATTGACCTTTATGATTGATTTGTAGGTTTCTTAACATGAAGTTGTAGAAATCAACACTCTAATCATAAGGAAACGTTGACAATGTTAAGCTATTAGCTTGGAAAAAGAGTGGGCATTGGAGATTAGTCACTGTCATCTTTTACTCACACCCATGTTGAAAAACGAGGATGTTTGTGTTAGTTAATCAATAATATATTCTTATATATTTCTATATATGTATCATCTTAAATCTATTAATCGCCGGTCTTTTCTCGCCAGCATGGGTGGGCTAGCAGTTTCACAACTGTTAATTGGGTGTGCTAACAACAAGCAAATAAAACTCAACGTCCAATTATTAAAAGGTTCTATTCCTCCTCAATTAGTTGATAAATTTCGCAAGAATTTGCAACAAAAGGTACAACTTAAGTTTGCGCCAATTTCAAATATCCAAGATGCTTTTAAGCAATTGCAAACTTGGCAGCAGAAACCAAAAAGCAATGAAGATGCAGGATGGAGTCGCTTCATCCCATTTAGACAATCCCCAACGCCTACGTTAGCTAACTTGGTGACATTGGGAGATTATTGGCTGCAAACAGCAATTGAACAGCAATTAATTCAACCAATAGAACCAACACAGTTAAAGAATTGGCCTGGTTTAGATTCTAGATGGCAACAATTAGTGACACGCAACGACAAAGGTTTTCCAGATCCTCAAGGAAAAGTTTGGGCTGCGCCTTACCGTTGGGGTAGTACAGTCATTGTGTATAACCGAGAGAAGTTTAAAGCATTGGGATGGACACCACAGGATTGGAGTGATTTGTGGCGGGAAGAATTGCGATCGCATTTTTCTTTACTCAACGAACCTAGAGAAGTAATTGGGTTAGTCCTCAAGAAGCTAGGAAAATCATACAACACCGAAAATCTAGACGCAATTCCACAATTAGAAGCAGAACTCAAAACCTTAAACCAACAGGTAAAATTCTACAGTTCTAATACCTACCTAGAACCTTTAATTATGGGCGATACTTGGTTGGCTGTTGGTTGGTCAAGTGATGTAGTACCAATTTTAAGTCGTTATCCAAAACTGAGCATGGTTATTCCCCTTTCTGGGACAGCTATGTGGTCAGATTTATGGGTAAGTCCCAAGGGTGCAGCTAAGGACGATTTATCATCACAATGGATTGATTTTTGTTGGCAGCCAAAGAGTGCCAAGCAAATTTCTTTACAAACTAAAAGTAATTCTCCAATTGCTACAGATATTAACACTGCTGATATTCAGCCATCATTTACGAGTTTGTTACTAAATAGTCGTGAAGTTTTCGACAAAAGCGAATTTCTACTTCCTTTTTCACCAGAAACTAACAAACAATACGAAACTTTATTTACCAAAATCAAAGCATAACCATTTTGTGATTAAACTAGGTGAGTTTTTTTAAACCTCTATATCCCTCTGCGTAAACCTCTGCGCGCCTCTGCGTTTCAAAGGTCTAGCGGTTTGAACCTAACTTATACTGAACATTCATCTGGATATTACAAGGAGTAGGATTAGTCTGGAAATTGCAGGTATAGGTTGCTAATAGATCCCCTTGATAATTAAAAACCCGCAAATTATATTTGTCTTTTCTAGCTGTGCTACCCAAGCGATTAACAAACTCATAACGTTCTAGATAATCTAACAAACTCCAAATTTGTTGATTAACTACTAGGTCTACTCGACTAGATTCGGCTTGAGTAGTTGGATATGCTATCCAGTTATCTAACAACTTGTTCTCAGAGATTTCTTTTGCTAACCATAAACTAGGAGTAGTTAATCCTGTTAATTTAATGGTGTTGGCTGTAACTACACCACCTTTGGGATTATTCAGTAACTCTAGATTTAGAGGTGCATCTGAATATTTGGGGATTGATGAAGTTTCAGCTATTGAGGGTGTAGTTAATAACAGAAAAATAGGGCTGAAAGTTATAGCTATTAATGATAGTAGTTTGTGTCTAAGCATAACTAAATTCACTGCTAGGCGAGTAAAACAGTTAAACAAGATCCCTGTGCTTATAATATATTAACGTATTCACCTATACAATAAAACTACCAAAGGTTCAGTATTTGTGGGTGAGAAACGCTTGTAGCAGTTTTTGAGGGTGTAATCCAATGAAGTGCTGAGTTGGACTACACGACCAGTTGCGATGATCTGCGACTACTGTAGGCGTTGGCGTTCCGTCCACCGTACTAGGTCAGGGAACACCAAGAAATAAATTATCCGCAATTGATGGTTGGGTAGGGTGCGTCAGTATGAATAATTTCTGAGTATAGTTAGGTTCTATAGCACTGACGCACCCTACAGTTGGATATTTTGTCAAAGCACATTATTAGTTTCCTATCATTCGGCTAACTTGTGCCAAGGGTAATGGTTTGCGTTGAAGACTTTGAAAATGATCAATTTTTTGCAGTTGAGAATTTGCAGTATTAAAGTTGCTTAAATTCAGCAAAACAATATCTTCATAAACTTTATCTTGCGGAATTTTTATCTCTAAAATTAATTCTTGTAAATTATTTTGAGTAATGGCAAGATTTAGATATTTCAAAAACGATTCTCTTTTTTTAGAACGGACGCTGAGTAAATACCAATTACCATTAATAGGTGCTGGTAATGATGGTTCTATAGGTTGTACTGGGGGCATATTTTGCGGCGGTGCTGGAGGTGATGTATCTGGCAATCTTAAAATTTCTCAGAGAGTTTTAGTTTAGCAAATAAAGAATAGGAACTATATATTGACAAAATTGCCTAAATATGTTAAATTTCATCGAAAAATTTAGAGAGTAAGAAGGAGAGCAGGGTGGTTTCATACAACCAGAGAAAAAAATAAACCTAGCTTTCAAAGCCTCTCCCCCCGTGGGGGAGAGGTTTGGAGAGGGGTAAAAATCTCGGCTACAAAACGAAAAATCAAAACTTATAGATTTTTCTTTTTTCGTATGAAACCACCCTGCTCCCCGCACGCAAGGAGAGGGGGCTATGATGTACCTCATGTGATTAGGAAACGCTATACCACCCATTGCAGAACAAAAACGGATTGTAGAGAAGTGCGTAGGCGTAGCCAGGCGTAGCCAGTCGCAGACATCGCCTGATGTCCCTCTGCAATACCCTAGAAGCCGAACTAAAACAAGGGCAAGACAGCAGCGAGAAACGTTGCGAATTGGTTTAACTCCTTTGCCAAATTTTAATGGTTTTATCCAAACTCCCACTCACCAACATATCGCCGGAACTGGTAAAAGTCAGCGCGGTGACAATATCAGTGTGACCTGTAAAGGTAGCCAATAACTCGCCAGAGTCAAAATGCCATAACTTGATAGTTTGGTCAGCACTACTGCTAGCAATAATTTGTTCATCAGGACTAAGCGCGATCGCATACACTTTATCTGTATGTCCCTTAAGAGTGCGAATTAATTTACCACTCTCCAGATGCCAAATTTTAATGGTCTGATCCCAACTACCACTTACCAGCCATTGACTATCTGCACTGATTGTCAAAGCACGGACAATGTGACCGTGACCCGTGAGGGTATGTAGGGGTTCTTTGTCTTTGAGATTCTTCGTATTCCAGGGTTCTGAGGTGTGCCAGACTTTGATTTTACGATAGCTACCAGTTACTAAAGTTTGACCGTCACGGCTTAACGCCAAGGAATGAGCAGCCGTATCATCTAAAGACAGGATGGCTTTTACCTGACGACTCATCAAATCCCAAAAGAAGATTTTTCTGTCATCCCCACCAGTGGCTAACATTTGTCCATCGGGAGTGAAAGCAACGCAGCGCACCACGCCATGATGTTTGTGCAGAATATCTATTAAATCTAATGCGCCTGTATGCCAAATTTTAATTGACGAATCTGCGCCACCACTCACCAACATCTGTCCGTCTGCACTAAAAGCTAGGGAACTAATTTCATCTATTAGTCCAGAAAATACCCAAGGATATTCTGACAAAGTATCGATTAAATCACCCTTGCTTAAATCCCATAACTTCGTCTCTCCATGACTACCACTAGCTAATATTGGTGTAATTATGCCGTTGTCATACTTAGAATTAAAAGCTAAACAATTAATTCCTTTAGTATGTCCTTTTAACGTCTGCCAACATTCCCAATCACCAATAATTTCTTTTTTAGGATGGTCTGATGATAGAGTCTGAATTGTTTCAGGGATGGTTCTTTCAACAACTATTGGCAAGATATCTTTTTTAATATCTTTTTTAAGAGTTAATGATTCTAAATACCAACTTAAACCCCCGGAATACAACAAGTTACTAGGAGCAACATACATTTTGGGTTCTGTTAATCCGATTTGATGGGTGGGTAAAAAGCCAGCAATCACAGCTTGTTTTTCACAACCCAACTTACCAGTAGATGGATAAAATAGACACAGAAAAATTAATACTTGGTGATGTCTTAAATCATCTTGAGTGACTGACCACCTGATTTTATCTTTCTTAATGCCATTAAAACTTTCGCCATCAGCAACATAAACTTGTACACTCAATTTAGGGTTATCTGCTAGCAAGTAAGTAAACTTACTTTCACCCCGCAAGTTACCTTCATCGTCTAGCACCATATTCTGCACGGTGTCTTGGGGAATTTTCTTCAGTAGCTTCCCTAGACGCGTGCTGATGATGCGATCGACTATTTGCTCACGCAAAATATAATCTTCCGCTTGCTGCTGGAAATATGTGGGAAAAGGGATAGTCCAATCAGGGGGTTCGGGATATTCAGGGGGTATGGGAGGCGGATTTTTCGCCAGGATTTTGGCTTGTTGGCGAGAAAATTCGATAATTTTTGCCAAAGGCTCTCCACAAAATGCCATCACTTCGCTGTGACACCCTCTAACTTGACTTTCTAACAAAGATAGATCGTAAGTTTTGGGTTTTTTCACACGTTGAAGGAAGTCAGCCTGTTGAGCTTTGAGTAAGCTAATCCAATCCATCTGCATTCCTGCGGCACAATGTTGCATACTTAAGGTAAGCTATACCAATGCAATGACTCAAGTTTATAACTTCTAGTTAATTAAAAATTCCGTAATCCTCGCAGTCTAATAGAACACAATCAAAGGTAGAATTTGCAGAGAGTATCCACCATAAAGGATGAAGACCCTTGATTGAGAACGGGACTGAAGTATTGAGAATTTAAATGATGTCCGTCAATTCTAACTAACCTTAACAATAAGATACTGTTGCCCTAGAAACAGTTATATTTTTAAAGACGAGTATTCGTTGAGATGCTTAGAAAGCCTCAACTCAACAAGATGATTTAAAAGTAAGCTAATGTTACAAAATCAGCTAGATATACTTGTAATTTGTCATCTAAAGATACATTTTCACCAATTTTAAGTTTTATTTTCCGGCGTAGAAGATTCATTCCTTAAGATATAAGCATCGTTTGATTCTAATTGTTTAATTTTTTTGTGCAAATCAAATTCTTCACTACTGACTATTGTTTCTAAATCGGCAATTCTTTGCTCTAATATCTCTATCGGTTCACCTGATAAGGATTTGGATGGTGATTTTTTATCATCAGAACGCCAGACAGCAACTGTACTAGCAACTGCACCCCCAATAGCTGCTAACGGGAGGATGGGGCCACTTCGAGTCACAGCCGAGAGTGGAATACAAATTACGAACATCCCAACGGTCATTCCCCAAATTTTAGAGGTAGCAGTAACCCTGACATCTTCCTGTGGTTGTTGAGCCATAAATTTTGCCTAGAGGATTTACTTAACTAGATTCGCACGATCGCCGATAAAAATACCTCCCACGTTAGGGTTAAATATAATTACGCCTTCACGTCTGATACAATCCTTTGAGCGTAATTGATTTTTATTCAAAATTCCTATGACAAGTACATCTCACATTTTCCTTGTAGGAGCTAGTCGCGGTGTTGGTAAAGAAATTGCCAATTACTTGAGTAAACAGAATATTCAAGTCACCGCACTGCTCAGAAACGAAACATCCCGTGCTGAACTAGAAGCAATGGGAGTTGAGGTAGTTTTAGGAGATGCTTTAAATATAGATGACCTAGAACGTGCCATCATCACAGACAAACCGATTCACGCTGTTATCAGTACGCTAGGCGGTTTACCTACAGACCAAGAAAAACCAGATTATTTAGGAAATAAGAATATCATTGATGCCGCAGTGAAAGCTGGTGTACAGAAGTTTGTTCTGGTAACTTCCATTGGGACTGGTAACAGTGTCGGTGCTTTGTCTCCCCAAGCTTTAAACGCACTGCAAACAGTCTTAGTAGAAAAGGACAAAGCCGAACAACATTTAATTGCTAGTGGATTGACTTACACGATTATCCGTCCTGGTGGGCTAAAATCAGAGCCAGCCACAGGTAACGCTGTGTTAACGGAAGACACAAGCATTGTTGGGAGTATCCATCGCGCAGATGTAGCAGAGTTAGTTTGTCGTTGTTTAAATGCTGAGAGTGCGAATAATAAAGTCCTGTCAGCAATAGATAAGAATATGCTCTTTACACAAACAGAATTTGTTGAGTTTAAACTAGATTAGTGGGGGACTGGGGATTGGGGACTGGGGACTGGGGACTGGGGACTGGGGACTAATAACTAATAACTATTTATCTATGCCAAATACTATTTCAATTACTGATTCACTAGTTCCTAATCCTGTACCGAAATCAACAATCATTCGGTTAGAAAGCATCTTTAAAATCTACGGTAGGGGAGAAACTGAAGTTAAAGCCCTCAATGATGTAAATCTTGTCATCAATGAGGGTGAATACTGTTCCATTATGGGGCCTTCAGGTTCAGGTAAATCTACAGCTATGAATATTATTGGCTGTCTAGATCGTCCCACTACAGGACATTACTATTTAGATAACGTCGATGTGGCGCAAATGAATGACGCAGACTTGGCGCATATCCGTAATAAAAAACTGGGGTTTGTCTTTCAACAATTCCATCTATTACCCCAACTCAGCGCATTAGAAAACGTGATGCTGCCAATGATATATGCTGGTGTTAATCCTAGCGAAAGACGCGATCGCGCCGCCGAAGCACTCACCAAAGTCGGTTTAGCCAATCGCATCAACAACAAACCCACTCAACTATCAGGCGGACAACAACAAAGAGTAGCGATCGCCCGTGCGATTGTCAACCGTCCCGTTGTCCTGCTAGCTGATGAACCTACCGGCGCACTCGATTCACACACCACCCAAGAAGTATTAGATATTTTTACCGAACTTAATACTAGTGGTATCACGGTAGTTATGGTGACACACGAACCAGAAGTTGCTCGTCAAACCCGGCGTATTGTCTGGTTTCGGGACGGTCAAGTTGTAAATTCCCACCTCACACCTGAAGAATTAATTCGTAATTCGTAATGGGCTGCGCCCCGCTACGCTAACGTAATTCGTAATACTCGCAAAGCGAGAAGCAAGCTACGTAATTCGTACTCAGACGGAATTAATTGCACAAATTTTTTCCTGTCACCTGTCACCTGTCACCTGTCACCTATCTACGCCAATGAAATTGAATTCCCTACTTCACAGAATTATTGCCAATAGTCTGTAACTTCGTAACCTAGTTCTTCTAGCATTTGCCGGAGTAGGGGTAAACTAAGTCCGATAACGTTGCTGTGACAACCTTCTATTTTTTCTACAAATAGACTACCAAAACCTTCTAGAGCGAATGCACCAGCACACTTGAGGGGTTCACCTGTAGCTACATAGGCTTGAATAGCGCGATCGCTAATTTGAGCAAAATATACTCTTGTCACCTGACATTTAACTATAGTGCGGTTTTGGTCAACATCAATTAACACATGACCTGTGTATAAATCGCCAAAGCTACCCCGCATTAATTGCCAACGTGCGATCGCTTCATCTGCATCTGCTGGTTTACCGTGAATCTTACCATTGATTGCTAATACTGAATCGCAACCCATAATCAATCCTGATGCAAACTGCGGTACTACAGTTTCCGCCTTGCTTTGAGCCAGAATTTGAACTAACTGTCCAGGTTCAGTGATTTGAACTTGTGACTCATCAAAATCACTAGGACGGACTATTGGTTCAATACCAACAGTTTGCAGCAAGCGTCTTCGCGCCGGGGAAGCAGAAGCTAGTACGAATTGGGGAATTTTCATCAGATTTTTGGGTAAGAGTCAACACTCATTAGTTACTCTACCTTGTCTCCAATGCCCAATTCCCCATTCCCCATTTAATACACAGAAAAAGAATTGACTACATCTTTCATCATGTTTTTAACTCTTTGCCAACGTCTTTCAGGAATAGAGGCATTAAAGGTAAAAAGTTTACCACGGCTCACAGCAACACTAGTCACGTTGTGCCGTTTTTGCTGATCGGGAAGTGTTACCAAATACTCAAGAATATAATATATTTTCCCATCAGATTCTTGTTCTAGGGCGTTAACCAATTCAGCCGAACGTCCAGAGTCAGCAGGTGCTAAAGCTGACTTACCCAACTTGTATCCTACTTCCGTTGGTGTTCCTAATTCTTTTAATGTTTTGTTCTCTGGCACAGGACTAATAATCACAGAGACATTTTCTGATATCTCAATTAAATCGTGAAACACAACATCAGGTCCATCGGCAACTTTTACCTGCAACCAGCCATTAGGGTATAAAAATTCATAGCCATCAGTTGTGTCTACAAAGCTTTTGAATCCGGCAGCAGAGGCAATATTAGGATTACTTAAGCTGAAACTTAATACCAATAGCAAAATAAATACAAGTCTTTTCCACATTTTTACAGTTTCCTTTCGGCTGGAAGCAACACAAGCAAGCATAATTTCTCATTTTCATTGTCCCATCAACTGTGTCGCTTCGCATTATTTCGCAAATTTTGTAGTTGAGGATCACTAACTATATGCTTACCACTAACGAATTACGCTGGTTTCATCCTGGTACGCTTCCATCAGATATTCTGGTTTGGTTTCAGCAAAATTGTTTGATTGATCAATTGCAACCACCAGAAGTAAGAGAAGATATTTATCTATATGTGCCAGGATCTAATTTTTTGGGAATCAAACTCCGACAAGGTAGGCTGGAAGTCAAATGGCGCAAGGCAGAACTAGGTATAGTTGATTTTAGTAAATTAGTATCAGGAAAAGTCGAAACATGGGCTAAATGCTCCTGTAGCGATTCCACCGGGGAAATTTTTCAACCTGCAACAGTTTTAGGAAATGCTGCTTGGATAAGTGTGCGGAAAGTTCGCTATTTACAGCTTTATCGAATTTTGCCAGATTTTTCAGTAATACCACTTACTAATCATGAAAATATCAATAACGGCTGTAGTGTGGAAATTACGCAATTACTAGTTCAAGATTCTCCTTGGTGGAGTCTGGCTTTTGAAGCTAATGGTGATGATGTGCGACTAATGGCAAATCTTCAAGCAACAGCTAATTGGGTATTCAATACTTACCAAAGTGCAGCATTACAGGCTGCTAATTCCTACGCTTATCCTCACTGGTTGGGACTTAATAACTAATAAATCTGCAACACAACTAGCGTCATATCATCAGTGTTTTGTCCATCGTGGCCAATAAATTGCTGTACCTGATCAAACAGGTAATCAACAATTTCCTGTGGACTGTTACAGAACCTACAAGCTGTATGGAAGGCAGCAACAAAATTTTCTTCGTCGAAGCGATCGCCACTAGCCGCCGCCGCATCAGTCAAACCATCTGTATAATAAATAACTGTATCCCCAGGTTCTAACTGTACCTGGGCATCTTCATATTGGCTATTCGCATCCAAGCCAATTAACATTCCCAAGGTATCCAAACGGCTAATACTTTTCGTCGCTGCGTGCCACCACAACGGAGGGTTATGTGCCGCATTACTATAAGACAAAACGCGATTGTGCGGATTATATTCCGAGTAAAACAGCGTTATAAAGCGGTGAGAATTTTCCAAATCTGCATACATGACTCGATTCAAGTTTTGCAGCACTCCCCCTGGAGAATTACCATGCAAAACCTCTCCTCGCAGCATTCCCCGCATCATTGTCATAATTAGACCAGCCGGGACACCTTTCCCCATGACATCCCCAATTACCAAACCCCAACGTCCTGCATTCTGACTACTGTTAATAATGTGGGGATAAATTTGACTGTGATTCGTGGGAATAAAATCATAGTAGTCTCCACCTACACGATTAGCAGGTTTACAGCGTGCTGCCAAGACAGCACCAGGAATCGCAGGACATTGACGGGGTAGAAGTCGCCTTTGAATCTCCGCACCAATTTCTAATTCTTGGTCTAGGCGTTCTTTTTTTCTCAGTTCTACTGCTAGTTCATCATTTTCAATCGCTACCGCCGTTTGATCTGCTACTAGCCGCACTAACTTTTGTCTGGTTTCTGTCCAGCTATATTCCGGGTCGCGGCTGAGTACATATAACCATCCCCGTTCTGTGTGCTTGACCAAAATTGCTGTGCCGAAAATCTGCACATCCGGCCCCAAGTGGCGGTGCATCTGCGCGTCCAAAATCCCTGTAGCTGTGGCGAGGGGTGCGCTATTGGCTGCTAGTGAAACTTGACTACTAGCTGTTTCTAAAGCTTTGCGGATGTTTTTGCGTTGGCGACTATCTTGCCAATGTAACTGCTCTAACCTAATTTGACCATTGGGCTTATAAAGAAACAGCGCACTACCATCAGCATCTGTAACTCTTGTCGCCATTAATGGAATCAGTTCCAAAAACTGATTCAAATTATTAAAGCTTCTGAGGGCAAATCCCAAAGAACTCAGCAAATCTTGAATTTTATTCTGTTCCCGGTGCAACCTTGCCACGAGTTCTTTGAGTGCTACAACTGGTGTGACATCGGTTGTTGTAGCACTATTATTGTTGTCAGTAGGTTGAGATGGCACTTGAGACACAGTTACAGTTAATATTGCACTGGAAAAATAGACATTAGATTACTTATACAATTTTTGCCTTGACATTGCTAAACCATATTGGGTCAAGATTTGTCACGTTAGCAAGAGTAAAAAGACGTAAGACATAACTCGATACAAGTATTGCATTGGGTTATAAAACTTATATCTCAAGAGAGGAATGTTAATAAATGCAGTTTTAGGCAAAAATTGCTCCGTAAAAATCAGCAATTATCCTTCTCTATGGGAAAAAAGTTTACCCTTACACATCACAATTAGCAAATCATACATCTTTAGATATAGAAATTCCGAACTATTCAGACGTTTTTTGATGAATTCAAAAAAGAACTATAAATGTTGATAACACATAAATGCAAAAAAGCACATCATGCCATACCTAACTCGCATTTCTCACAAACAGTAGGGGCTGGTTCACAGATATGCTCTAATCATTCACTAATATTTCACTCAACCCACCCCTACAGACTCTGGACTGAGGTGGCAATAATTGGTAATAAATCCGGGCTAAGTGCAGTATTAGTGGGAAATTTTAGCTTGAACTAGAAAAATGGGGCATTGGGCATTGGGGTAGATTGACATCCTCCCACCGCTAACCCTTGCGGGTGTAGCGGGGGATTCCTAAGACTCACGACTTAGGTTTCTGTTTCTTCCCATTACTGGTTTTTCGCAACTGCCCTTTAGACTTATGCCTATCAGGTCTTATGTTCGCTCCACAGACTGTAACGGTGTGTCCCACCGCCAAAATATTTCGACTGGCGTTGATATCCCTGTCGTGGTGTGTTCCGCAGTTGGGACAGTCCCACTCTCTGATATTCAACGGCAGTTTATCAACAATATGTCCGCAGTTGCCACAGCGTTTAGAACTGGGAAACCATCGGTCAATTTTTACCAAGTTTCGACCATACCACTTGGCTTTGTATTCCAGTTGCCTCACCAACTCGCCCCATGCAGCATCACTGATAGCACGGGCAAGTTTGGGATTCTTGACCATATTCTTAACTGCCAAATCCTCAACCACTATCGTTTGGTTTTCACGAATCAGTCGAGCTGTCAGTTTGTGGGTATAGTCTTTTCTGGAATCAGAGATTTTAGCTCGTCGCTCACCCCGTTGTCTGTCGTTGCTACGCAACAACTCGACTCAGGGGTGAAGCTTCTCGCTTCCATTCCTCTCACCGCCAAACTGCGTTGTGGCGGGAGTCTCCTGGGGGTGTTAGATGATTCTGCCTTCTGCCTCCTGCCGTTATTTTTGACTTTTGAATTTTGAATTTTGAATTCCGCTACGCGGTGCTAGCCACTCAATAGGGCTTCGACAAATTCATAACTAGAGAAAGGACGTAGGTCTTCCATTCCTTCGCCTGCACCAATAAAACGGATGGGTAAGCCTAGCTGTTGAACTACTGCGAGGGCTACGCCTCCCTTAGCCGTTCCATCGAGTTTAGTTAAGACTACGCCACTGAGTTGAGCGGCTTGGGAGAAGACTTCAGCTTGTCGCAATCCATTTTGACCTAAAGTAGCATCTAAAACCAAAAGTGATTCTATTTTGGCATTAGGGGCTTTTTTGTCGATAATTCGCCGGATTTTACTGAGTTCATCC from Nostoc sp. UHCC 0870 includes these protein-coding regions:
- a CDS encoding extracellular solute-binding protein: MYHLKSINRRSFLASMGGLAVSQLLIGCANNKQIKLNVQLLKGSIPPQLVDKFRKNLQQKVQLKFAPISNIQDAFKQLQTWQQKPKSNEDAGWSRFIPFRQSPTPTLANLVTLGDYWLQTAIEQQLIQPIEPTQLKNWPGLDSRWQQLVTRNDKGFPDPQGKVWAAPYRWGSTVIVYNREKFKALGWTPQDWSDLWREELRSHFSLLNEPREVIGLVLKKLGKSYNTENLDAIPQLEAELKTLNQQVKFYSSNTYLEPLIMGDTWLAVGWSSDVVPILSRYPKLSMVIPLSGTAMWSDLWVSPKGAAKDDLSSQWIDFCWQPKSAKQISLQTKSNSPIATDINTADIQPSFTSLLLNSREVFDKSEFLLPFSPETNKQYETLFTKIKA
- a CDS encoding chromosome segregation ATPase, which codes for MPDTSPPAPPQNMPPVQPIEPSLPAPINGNWYLLSVRSKKRESFLKYLNLAITQNNLQELILEIKIPQDKVYEDIVLLNLSNFNTANSQLQKIDHFQSLQRKPLPLAQVSRMIGN
- a CDS encoding WD40 repeat domain-containing protein, with the translated sequence MDWISLLKAQQADFLQRVKKPKTYDLSLLESQVRGCHSEVMAFCGEPLAKIIEFSRQQAKILAKNPPPIPPEYPEPPDWTIPFPTYFQQQAEDYILREQIVDRIISTRLGKLLKKIPQDTVQNMVLDDEGNLRGESKFTYLLADNPKLSVQVYVADGESFNGIKKDKIRWSVTQDDLRHHQVLIFLCLFYPSTGKLGCEKQAVIAGFLPTHQIGLTEPKMYVAPSNLLYSGGLSWYLESLTLKKDIKKDILPIVVERTIPETIQTLSSDHPKKEIIGDWECWQTLKGHTKGINCLAFNSKYDNGIITPILASGSHGETKLWDLSKGDLIDTLSEYPWVFSGLIDEISSLAFSADGQMLVSGGADSSIKIWHTGALDLIDILHKHHGVVRCVAFTPDGQMLATGGDDRKIFFWDLMSRQVKAILSLDDTAAHSLALSRDGQTLVTGSYRKIKVWHTSEPWNTKNLKDKEPLHTLTGHGHIVRALTISADSQWLVSGSWDQTIKIWHLESGKLIRTLKGHTDKVYAIALSPDEQIIASSSADQTIKLWHFDSGELLATFTGHTDIVTALTFTSSGDMLVSGSLDKTIKIWQRS
- a CDS encoding SDR family oxidoreductase, whose protein sequence is MTSTSHIFLVGASRGVGKEIANYLSKQNIQVTALLRNETSRAELEAMGVEVVLGDALNIDDLERAIITDKPIHAVISTLGGLPTDQEKPDYLGNKNIIDAAVKAGVQKFVLVTSIGTGNSVGALSPQALNALQTVLVEKDKAEQHLIASGLTYTIIRPGGLKSEPATGNAVLTEDTSIVGSIHRADVAELVCRCLNAESANNKVLSAIDKNMLFTQTEFVEFKLD
- a CDS encoding ABC transporter ATP-binding protein, producing MPNTISITDSLVPNPVPKSTIIRLESIFKIYGRGETEVKALNDVNLVINEGEYCSIMGPSGSGKSTAMNIIGCLDRPTTGHYYLDNVDVAQMNDADLAHIRNKKLGFVFQQFHLLPQLSALENVMLPMIYAGVNPSERRDRAAEALTKVGLANRINNKPTQLSGGQQQRVAIARAIVNRPVVLLADEPTGALDSHTTQEVLDIFTELNTSGITVVMVTHEPEVARQTRRIVWFRDGQVVNSHLTPEELIRNS
- a CDS encoding Maf family protein, producing MKIPQFVLASASPARRRLLQTVGIEPIVRPSDFDESQVQITEPGQLVQILAQSKAETVVPQFASGLIMGCDSVLAINGKIHGKPADADEAIARWQLMRGSFGDLYTGHVLIDVDQNRTIVKCQVTRVYFAQISDRAIQAYVATGEPLKCAGAFALEGFGSLFVEKIEGCHSNVIGLSLPLLRQMLEELGYEVTDYWQ
- the psbP gene encoding photosystem II reaction center PsbP; translation: MWKRLVFILLLVLSFSLSNPNIASAAGFKSFVDTTDGYEFLYPNGWLQVKVADGPDVVFHDLIEISENVSVIISPVPENKTLKELGTPTEVGYKLGKSALAPADSGRSAELVNALEQESDGKIYYILEYLVTLPDQQKRHNVTSVAVSRGKLFTFNASIPERRWQRVKNMMKDVVNSFSVY
- a CDS encoding PP2C family protein-serine/threonine phosphatase, whose translation is MSQVPSQPTDNNNSATTTDVTPVVALKELVARLHREQNKIQDLLSSLGFALRSFNNLNQFLELIPLMATRVTDADGSALFLYKPNGQIRLEQLHWQDSRQRKNIRKALETASSQVSLAANSAPLATATGILDAQMHRHLGPDVQIFGTAILVKHTERGWLYVLSRDPEYSWTETRQKLVRLVADQTAVAIENDELAVELRKKERLDQELEIGAEIQRRLLPRQCPAIPGAVLAARCKPANRVGGDYYDFIPTNHSQIYPHIINSSQNAGRWGLVIGDVMGKGVPAGLIMTMMRGMLRGEVLHGNSPGGVLQNLNRVMYADLENSHRFITLFYSEYNPHNRVLSYSNAAHNPPLWWHAATKSISRLDTLGMLIGLDANSQYEDAQVQLEPGDTVIYYTDGLTDAAAASGDRFDEENFVAAFHTACRFCNSPQEIVDYLFDQVQQFIGHDGQNTDDMTLVVLQIY